A section of the Diabrotica virgifera virgifera chromosome 8, PGI_DIABVI_V3a genome encodes:
- the LOC126889763 gene encoding lipase 3-like isoform X1, translating to MKSAVLLLAVIATARANFNPLDGITDIRKKSTEAAAKALEGLKNIGEDALKSIPKTPDDLKVRRKTIEQMVKEQGYKVETYNDVKTEDGYILTMYRIPEGRDGKKPTKTVLLQHGLMACCTDWLLFGKERSLGYILADLGFDVWLANCRGNYYSRNHTKYNPDKDAAFWAFSWHEIGMYDIPAMIDYILAKTGEKQIYHVGHSQGTTSFYVMTSMRPEYADKITHHVSLAPIGFMNHLKSPLIQLFAGPSDQLGAVLKAVGTGEFMAEDSAINFITDIYCSNLGLNKIICKNALFMACGFNDKQMPIEEIPIIMAYYPSSVATNQMVHYGQEVKSKRFCRFDFGFVKNNKIYNGRLTPPDYELEKITANMTMIYSENDWLSHPIDVERLENAMVNANVKKILAPLDKCNHLDYLFGKDAAKTIYPVVVKILQEN from the exons ATGAAGTCTGCGGTACTTCTTTTAGCGGTGATAGCAACCGCTAGAGCCAATTTTAATCCTTTGGATGGTATAACTGATATCAGGAAGAAGAGTACTGAAGCTGCTGCTAAAGCTTTAGAAGGCCTAAAAAATATCGGGGAGGACGCTCTAAAATCTATACCAAAAACACCTGATGATTTGAAAGTTCGAAGGAAAACAATAGAGCAAATGGTCAAAGAACAAGGGTATAAAGTGGAAACTTACAATGACGTCAAAACTGAAGACGGCTATATTCTAACTATGTACAG gATTCCTGAGGGAAGAGATGGCAAGAAACCAACAAAAACGGTATTACTTCAACATGGTCTTATGGCGTGTTGTACAGATTGGCTCTTGTTCGGCAAAGAGCGCAGTCTTGGTTACATCCTCGCTGATCTAGGATTTGATGTATGGCTAGCCAATTGCAGAGGAAACTACTACTCAAGGAATCATACCAAATACAATCCCGACAAAGATGCAGCATTTTGGGCTTTCAGTTGGCATGAAATTGGCATGTATGACATCCCTGCCATGATTGATTATATTCTGGCTAAAACTGGAGAGAAACAGATTTATCATGTTGGCCACTCTCAAG GTACAACTTCATTTTATGTGATGACTTCAATGAGACCCGAATATGCTGACAAAATCACCCACCACGTCAGCCTTGCCCCCATTGGCTTTATGAACCATCTCAAGAGTCCTCTAATTCAGCTCTTTGCCGGCCCGTCTGACCAACTTGGAGCAGTGTTGAAGGCGGTAGGAACAGGTGAATTTATGGCCGAAGACAGCGCTATCAATTTCATCACCGATATCTATTGTTCGAATCTTGGTCTGAATAAG ATAATATGCAAAAACGCACTCTTTATGGCGTGTGGATTTAATGACAAACAAATGCCAATCGAGGAAATCCCAATCATTATGGCCTATTACCCATCATCAGTTGCAACCAATCAAATGGTTCATTACGGACAAGAAGTCAAGAGTAAAAGATTTTGTCGGTTCGACTTTGGATTtgtgaaaaataacaaaatttacAATGGCCGTCTCACACCACCAGACTACGAATTGGAAAAAATCACGGCAAACATGACTATGATCTACAGTGAAAACGATTGGTTATCCCATCCCATAGATGTTGAAAGATTGGAGAACGCAATGGTCAACGCAAATGTGAAAAAGATTTTGGCTCCGCTAGACAAATGTAACCATCTTGATTACCTTTTTGGCAAAGATGCTGCAAAGACCATCTATCCAGTAGTTGTCAAAATCCTTCAAGAAAATTAA